One Oryza glaberrima chromosome 11, OglaRS2, whole genome shotgun sequence genomic region harbors:
- the LOC127754867 gene encoding flavonol 3-sulfotransferase-like, with translation MPPSPMSSTTAAGQSAGPVPFKDIVVVDAAAAAGGGGARQLPAEEYRDIIATLPRKQSTPFTTVHEYDGAWILDDWLPGTMAFRRRFEARAAGDVVLASLPKCGTTWLKALAFATAARDRYDPSSSGGGDRQHPLRRLNPHECVPFVEVVYNAGEEAKLDAAPSPRIISTHAPYSLLPASITQSSTCKIIYISRQPKDMLISFWHFINKRIKPNIIPFSDIWNSIYNDAYPESPIWEHILGYWNMSKMEPDRVLFLKYEDVLRDPIKNVEKIAEFIGQPFSEAEKEAGIIESIVKLCSLENLKALATNSTGNYQRLMKEVPSESFFRKGVVGDWANYVTPDMAERMDKYLAEKFHGSGFSFTDCL, from the exons atgccgccgtcgccgatgagTAGCACCACCGCCGCAGGGCAATCTGCAGGCCCCGTACCGTTCAaggacatcgtcgtcgtcgacgccgccgctgccgccggcggcggcggcgcgcggcagctTCCGGCGGAGGAGTACCGTGACATCATCGCCACGCTCCCGCGCAAGCAGTCGACGCCATTCACGACGGTGCACGAGTACGACGGCGCCTGGATCCTGGACGACTGGCTCCCGGGGACGATGGCGTTCCGCCGCCGCTTcgaggcgcgcgccgccggcgacgtggtcCTCGCGAGCCTGCCCAAGTGCGGCACCACGTGGCTCAAGGCCCtggccttcgccaccgccgcgcgtgACAGGTACGACCCGTcgtcgtcgggcggcggcgatcgaCAGCACCCGCTGCGGCGGCTCAACCCGCACGAGTGCGTGCCGTTCGTGGAGGTCGTCTACAACGCCGGGGAGGAGGCGAAGCTCGACGCGGCGCCATCGCCGAGGATCATCAGCACGCACGCGCCGTATTCTCTCCTGCCAGCGTCTATCACCCAGAGCTCCACCTGCAAAATCATATACATCTCTAG GCAGCCAAAGGATATGTTAATATCCTTTTGGCATTTCATCAACAAACGTATCAAGCCTAATATCATCCCATTTTCTGATATCTGGAATTCCATCTACAATGATGCATACCCTGAGAGCCCAATATGGGAGCACATTCTTGGGTACTGGAACATGAGCAAAATGGAGCCGGACAGAGTGTTATTCCTAAAGTATGAGGATGTCCTACGAGATCCCATAAAGAATGTCGAGAAAATTGCTGAGTTCATAGGGCAGCCATTCTCAGAAGCGGAGAAAGAGGCAGGGATTATCGAGAGCATCGTGAAGCTATGCAGTTTAGAGAACCTCAAGGCTTTGGCCACGAACAGCACGGGTAATTATCAGAGGTTGATGAAGGAGGTACCTAGTGAGTCATTCTTCAGGAAAGGTGTCGTTGGAGATTGGGCAAACTATGTCACACCAGATATGGCTGAGAGAATGGACAAGTATCTTGCTGAGAAGTTCCACGGATCTGGGTTCTCTTTTACCGATTGTTTGTGA